In the Chryseobacterium sp. MYb264 genome, one interval contains:
- a CDS encoding M3 family metallopeptidase translates to MKNITSVLLISALAFNYSCTTMKKTDTQQEITIPASLASNPFMKKSKLQYEAPEFDKIKNEHFKPAFDFGLQQHDAEILKIANNPEAPTFENTIVALEQSGEILKRATIVFSNLTSANTNPTLQALDEEYAPIFAAHSDKMYLNENLYKRIKAISENGLDSESKRLLQYYKQNFEIAGANLSSADKEKLKQFNQELASLSTQYSNKLLEARKQGGVFFNDAKELDGLSADEIAAAASDAKNAGKPGQYLLALQNTTQQPLLQNLKNRATREKLFKASWLRAEKGDANDTRETIEKLAKLRLKKAQVLGKKSFAEWKLQDQMAKNPEAATNLMNQIATPAVETARREAKDIQDLIDQQKGGFKVEPWDWNFYAEQVRKAKFDLDENQIKPYFEITTVLEKGVFFAAEKFYGLTFKKRTDLPVYHPDVVTYEVFDHDGKSIAIYYLDFYTRDSKNGGAWMSNFVEQSYLLGTKPVIVNCYNYQKPAPGKPSLISYDDVTTIFHEFGHSIHGMFASQKYPSLSGTNVPRDFVEFPSQINEHWALDPIVLKNYALHYETKQPIPQALVDKIKKASTFNQGYMTSELVSAAELDMDWHTVTNESQLIPVLDFEKQSLTKHGFTLATVPPRYHTPYFAHIWGGGYSAGYYAYLWSETLDNDAWEWISKNGGLTRENGDRFRKYILSVGNSVDLNQAFRDFTGHDPDIKPLLRNRGFIK, encoded by the coding sequence ATGAAAAATATTACATCGGTATTATTAATTTCTGCATTAGCATTTAATTACTCATGTACTACAATGAAAAAAACCGATACCCAACAGGAAATCACGATTCCTGCTTCACTGGCATCAAACCCTTTTATGAAGAAAAGTAAGCTTCAATACGAAGCTCCGGAGTTTGATAAAATTAAAAATGAACATTTTAAACCTGCTTTTGATTTCGGATTACAACAACACGACGCTGAAATCCTCAAAATTGCCAACAATCCTGAAGCTCCTACTTTCGAGAACACGATTGTAGCATTAGAACAGAGCGGAGAAATTCTGAAGAGAGCAACCATCGTATTTTCAAACCTTACAAGTGCGAATACCAACCCTACTCTACAGGCTTTAGACGAAGAATATGCTCCTATTTTTGCAGCACATTCCGATAAAATGTATCTGAATGAAAATCTTTATAAAAGAATTAAAGCGATTTCTGAAAACGGTTTAGATTCTGAAAGCAAAAGATTATTACAATATTATAAGCAAAATTTCGAAATCGCCGGAGCGAACCTTTCTTCTGCGGATAAGGAAAAATTAAAGCAATTCAATCAGGAATTAGCTTCACTTTCTACTCAATATTCCAACAAACTATTGGAAGCGAGAAAACAAGGCGGCGTTTTCTTTAATGATGCTAAAGAATTAGACGGACTTTCAGCTGATGAAATTGCAGCAGCAGCTTCTGATGCTAAAAATGCTGGAAAACCTGGTCAATATTTATTGGCTTTACAAAATACAACGCAACAGCCACTTTTACAAAACCTAAAAAACAGAGCAACCAGAGAAAAATTATTCAAAGCTTCATGGTTGAGAGCCGAAAAAGGCGACGCAAACGACACCAGAGAAACAATCGAAAAATTAGCTAAACTTAGACTGAAAAAAGCTCAGGTTTTAGGTAAAAAAAGTTTCGCAGAATGGAAATTGCAGGATCAGATGGCAAAAAATCCCGAAGCGGCAACCAATTTAATGAACCAAATTGCAACACCAGCCGTAGAAACAGCAAGACGTGAAGCAAAAGATATTCAGGATTTGATCGATCAGCAGAAGGGAGGTTTCAAAGTTGAACCTTGGGACTGGAATTTTTATGCTGAACAGGTAAGAAAAGCGAAATTCGATTTAGATGAAAATCAAATCAAGCCTTATTTTGAAATTACAACAGTTTTAGAAAAAGGAGTTTTCTTCGCGGCTGAAAAATTCTATGGATTAACTTTCAAGAAAAGAACAGATCTTCCGGTTTATCATCCGGATGTTGTGACATACGAAGTTTTCGATCACGACGGAAAATCTATTGCTATTTATTATTTAGATTTCTACACGAGAGATTCTAAAAATGGTGGCGCCTGGATGAGTAATTTTGTTGAGCAATCTTATTTATTAGGAACAAAACCTGTAATTGTCAACTGCTACAATTATCAGAAACCTGCTCCGGGAAAACCTTCACTAATTAGTTATGATGATGTAACGACGATCTTCCATGAATTTGGTCACTCCATTCACGGGATGTTTGCAAGCCAGAAATACCCATCACTTTCGGGGACGAATGTACCTAGAGATTTTGTGGAATTCCCATCACAAATCAATGAGCATTGGGCTTTAGATCCGATTGTTTTGAAAAACTACGCTTTACATTACGAAACAAAACAGCCAATTCCACAGGCTTTGGTTGATAAAATTAAAAAAGCATCAACTTTCAACCAAGGTTACATGACCAGCGAGTTAGTTTCTGCCGCTGAGCTGGATATGGATTGGCATACAGTAACCAATGAAAGTCAGTTGATTCCTGTTTTAGATTTCGAAAAACAGTCGTTAACGAAACATGGATTTACTTTAGCAACGGTTCCTCCACGATATCATACCCCTTATTTTGCACACATTTGGGGCGGTGGTTATTCTGCTGGATATTACGCTTATTTATGGTCTGAAACTTTAGATAATGATGCCTGGGAATGGATTTCTAAGAATGGTGGACTGACCAGAGAAAACGGTGACCGTTTCAGAAAATATATTCTTTCGGTAGGAAATTCTGTTGATTTGAATCAGGCATTCAGAGATTTCACAGGACATGATCCGGATATTAAGCCTTTATTGAGAAACAGAGGTTTTATTAAATAA